The following coding sequences lie in one Arachis stenosperma cultivar V10309 chromosome 5, arast.V10309.gnm1.PFL2, whole genome shotgun sequence genomic window:
- the LOC130981659 gene encoding 60S ribosomal protein L26-1: MKYNPRVSSSRRKSRKAHFTAPSSVRRVLMSAPLTTDLRSKYNVRSMPIRKDDEVQVVRGTYKGREGKVVQVYRRKWVIHIERITREKVNGSTVNVGIHPSKVVITKLRLDKDRKSLLDRKAKGRAAADKEKGTKFAPEDIMQTVD, from the coding sequence ATGAAGTACAATCCTAGGGTTTCAAGCAGCCGTAGGAAGAGCCGCAAGGCTCACTTCACTGCTCCGTCGAGCGTCCGCCGCGTTCTTATGAGCGCCCCGCTCACCACCGATCTCCGATCGAAGTACAACGTGCGGTCCATGCCGATCCGTAAAGACGATGAGGTGCAGGTGGTTAGGGGAACCTACAAGGGCCGCGAAGGGAAGGTGGTTCAGGTTTACCGTCGCAAATGGGTGATCCACATCGAGCGCATCACACGCGAGAAGGTTAACGGATCCACCGTGAACGTCGGAATCCACCCATCGAAGGTGGTGATTACAAAGCTCCGATTGGACAAGGACAGGAAGTCGCTTCTTGACCGCAAGGCTAAGGGTCGTGCTGCCGCTGATAAGGAAAAGGGTACCAAGTTCGCTCCTGAGGATATCATGCAGACCGTTGATTAG